A window of Fictibacillus halophilus contains these coding sequences:
- a CDS encoding ABC transporter ATP-binding protein → MLRVNNISKTIEGSQVLDHVNITLEPGTIAGLVGRNGVGKSTLLRVIAGILDPDEGQVLFNDTDIHQDPQVKQKITYVPDSTEILKSYSVKEIVKLYDAIYEDFDVVYFYSLLDRFKLPKNKKIRTYSKGMKALFLMILSFSTKSDLIILDEPTNGLDPIVKRNILQFIIEEVSERQLCVLISTHHLEEVEKMADVLIMIKEGRIESTTSIEDAKSSFRKVQVVYKHSLPEKIEQLNNVNILNQTGRVYTLMIEGNIDATLEKMNSENPLLLEELPMTLEDIFISTLGGESHVS, encoded by the coding sequence ATGCTGAGAGTGAATAATATTAGTAAAACGATAGAAGGGTCTCAAGTGTTAGATCATGTGAACATTACACTTGAACCAGGTACAATTGCAGGTTTGGTCGGAAGAAACGGTGTTGGAAAGTCTACGCTGCTTCGCGTGATCGCCGGTATTTTAGATCCTGATGAGGGGCAAGTGCTCTTTAATGATACAGATATTCATCAAGATCCTCAGGTTAAACAAAAGATCACGTATGTACCTGACTCGACTGAGATTTTAAAGAGCTATAGCGTGAAAGAGATCGTAAAGCTTTACGATGCGATTTACGAAGATTTTGATGTTGTGTACTTCTACTCTCTGCTGGACCGCTTTAAACTTCCTAAGAATAAAAAGATCAGAACATACTCTAAAGGAATGAAGGCACTGTTCTTAATGATCCTTTCTTTTTCAACGAAATCGGATCTAATTATTTTAGATGAACCAACAAACGGACTTGATCCTATCGTGAAAAGAAACATCTTGCAATTTATTATTGAAGAAGTGAGCGAGCGACAGTTATGTGTTCTCATCTCTACTCATCATTTAGAGGAAGTAGAGAAGATGGCAGATGTTCTTATCATGATTAAAGAAGGACGAATTGAATCCACAACCTCTATCGAGGATGCGAAATCATCGTTCCGCAAAGTACAAGTTGTTTACAAACACTCTCTGCCTGAAAAGATTGAGCAATTGAACAACGTGAATATCTTAAATCAAACAGGACGTGTCTATACATTGATGATCGAAGGTAACATTGACGCGACACTTGAAAAGATGAACTCAGAGAATCCGCTATTATTAGAAGAACTACCTATGACACTCGAAGATATTTTCATTTCAACACTTGGAGGTGAATCACATGTTTCATAA
- a CDS encoding GntR family transcriptional regulator: MILNLDPRSNTPIWEQVVHQIKELILREILLPEDKLPSVRELSGTLLINPNTVSKAYQELERQGIIETLRGKGTFVSASIIPKADDQKITELKQQLKQLIIEASYLGINHKTLSKWLKNFSEELGGKDSHAESE; the protein is encoded by the coding sequence ATGATATTGAATTTAGATCCCCGAAGCAATACGCCGATATGGGAACAAGTTGTTCATCAGATCAAGGAACTGATCTTGAGAGAAATTTTGTTGCCAGAAGATAAATTGCCTTCGGTACGCGAACTATCAGGAACATTGCTGATTAATCCAAATACAGTGAGTAAAGCTTATCAAGAATTAGAGCGCCAAGGCATCATCGAGACCTTACGAGGAAAAGGCACATTCGTTTCCGCTTCTATCATCCCTAAAGCTGATGATCAAAAAATTACGGAACTTAAACAACAGCTGAAACAGTTAATTATTGAAGCTTCCTACCTTGGTATCAATCATAAAACATTATCAAAGTGGTTGAAAAACTTTTCAGAAGAGCTTGGGGGTAAAGACAGTCATGCTGAGAGTGAATAA
- a CDS encoding HAD family hydrolase, with product MKSIIDDAKLLIFDLDGTLYEDTDHFDYYCRLLQKRVTDEKKQAFWDTYESMKKGTHPVAIGKVYDIKNDASVTVDPMTLQVTKVTSFDGIEWSEDRVKAEFSGELVYDFERLIAIGDGWWLPYATAMHFGLKQADTWECYNATKEYMVTDQFQLSKTPGLKQALYRLKDKKKVVLLTNSEIEDVKRLLHELELNGLFHALYTESEKPLKTKGKLKTILNEYGVQPHEAVSIGDNFINEIAPALLMGLKAVYIQPNSIEVDHENLHIVPTLANAL from the coding sequence GTGAAATCTATTATTGATGATGCGAAGTTGCTTATTTTTGATTTAGACGGAACTCTATATGAAGATACAGACCATTTTGATTATTACTGCCGATTGTTACAAAAAAGGGTGACTGATGAGAAAAAGCAAGCCTTTTGGGATACATATGAAAGTATGAAGAAAGGAACACACCCTGTTGCGATTGGTAAAGTGTATGATATAAAAAATGATGCAAGTGTTACGGTTGATCCTATGACCCTGCAAGTAACAAAAGTAACTTCCTTTGATGGAATTGAGTGGTCAGAGGATAGAGTGAAAGCAGAATTTTCAGGTGAGCTCGTATATGACTTTGAAAGATTGATCGCGATCGGCGATGGGTGGTGGCTGCCATATGCTACTGCTATGCATTTCGGCTTGAAACAAGCAGATACGTGGGAATGCTACAACGCGACAAAAGAATACATGGTAACCGATCAGTTCCAGCTTTCGAAAACACCAGGGCTCAAACAAGCACTGTATCGTTTAAAGGATAAGAAAAAAGTGGTTCTTTTAACAAACAGTGAAATAGAAGATGTGAAACGCTTGTTACATGAGTTAGAGCTTAATGGCCTGTTTCATGCTCTTTATACGGAAAGTGAAAAGCCGTTAAAGACGAAAGGAAAATTAAAGACGATATTGAATGAATATGGCGTACAGCCACATGAAGCAGTATCGATTGGTGATAATTTTATAAATGAAATCGCACCTGCACTTCTTATGGGATTAAAAGCGGTTTACATTCAGCCAAATTCCATAGAAGTAGATCATGAAAATCTTCATATCGTACCAACGTTAGCGAATGCTCTGTAA
- a CDS encoding M48 family metallopeptidase: MKKSLWFVIGFAIYAGLMWFYLFQGADANLPVHLKGSAADPAVFMTDRELELSTDFSRIKDFIYFISVPLEWLIYLFVLGFGLSKWFRKASSGLTRFSIVHTGLYVLLLSFASWVLTFPLRYYSFTVSKSYNISVQSFHSWMRDGLVDFWINWLLTTVMVAVMYWLIKKYEKRWWLYAWLLSVPFTLFLYFIQPVVIDPLYNKFYPLQDEVLKGKILDIAERADIPAENVYEVNMSEKTNALNAYVNGIGSNLRIVLWDTTLNKLSDNQVLFVMAHEIGHYVMNHLYWNLISSVVLSFLGLWLGNIIYRKWVEKYGKSWGIKGIGDLAALPALLLIFSLLSFAVSPVENAVSRKAERDADLYAIQMTNNPKAAVGAFQELATVSLSEVNPPKIVKWFLYGHPTMLERIHFLDSYKTSKKME, from the coding sequence TTGAAAAAATCGTTATGGTTTGTAATCGGCTTTGCTATATACGCGGGTTTGATGTGGTTCTACTTGTTTCAAGGAGCAGACGCAAACTTGCCTGTGCATCTAAAAGGCTCTGCTGCTGATCCAGCAGTCTTTATGACAGACCGTGAACTGGAACTTAGCACTGATTTTTCACGAATAAAAGATTTTATCTACTTCATTTCTGTGCCGCTCGAGTGGTTGATCTATCTGTTTGTGCTAGGATTCGGATTATCTAAATGGTTCCGAAAAGCTTCTAGTGGATTAACAAGGTTCTCTATTGTACACACCGGCCTCTACGTACTGTTACTTTCGTTTGCTAGCTGGGTGTTAACATTCCCACTCCGTTACTACAGCTTTACTGTTTCCAAAAGTTACAATATATCCGTTCAATCTTTCCACAGCTGGATGAGAGATGGACTAGTGGATTTCTGGATCAACTGGCTGTTAACAACCGTGATGGTCGCTGTTATGTATTGGTTGATCAAAAAATACGAAAAAAGATGGTGGCTTTACGCTTGGCTGCTTTCCGTACCATTTACTTTGTTTCTCTACTTTATTCAGCCTGTTGTAATCGATCCGTTGTATAACAAGTTCTATCCGCTGCAGGATGAAGTTCTAAAAGGGAAAATTCTAGATATTGCAGAAAGAGCCGACATACCAGCGGAAAATGTTTATGAAGTGAACATGTCTGAAAAAACAAATGCATTGAATGCTTATGTAAATGGGATCGGGTCAAATCTACGCATCGTCCTATGGGATACAACACTAAATAAATTGAGTGACAATCAAGTCTTGTTTGTCATGGCCCACGAGATTGGTCATTATGTCATGAACCATTTGTATTGGAACTTAATTTCATCTGTCGTCTTATCGTTCTTAGGCCTCTGGCTCGGAAATATCATCTATCGAAAATGGGTCGAGAAGTACGGAAAATCATGGGGGATAAAGGGAATAGGAGATCTAGCGGCACTTCCCGCATTGCTATTGATCTTTTCCTTACTGAGCTTTGCTGTATCTCCAGTCGAAAATGCAGTTTCGAGGAAAGCTGAACGTGACGCTGATCTGTATGCCATTCAGATGACAAACAATCCTAAAGCTGCAGTAGGGGCATTCCAAGAACTAGCGACCGTCTCTTTAAGCGAGGTGAACCCACCAAAGATCGTAAAATGGTTTTTATACGGCCATCCTACCATGCTAGAGCGCATTCACTTCTTAGATAGCTATAAAACGAGTAAAAAGATGGAATAA
- the motB gene encoding flagellar motor protein MotB encodes MAKKKKHHDEHVDESWLIPYADMLTLLLALFIVLFAMSEIDAQKFKQMASAFRNEFTGGTGVMEEQVPIPSPDSTPIPDAQKEVISKEEKERLEAAKKELEQLEEMEKKINAYIQTNKLDSSLQTKLTENGLLITILDNALFDSGSATVKPGSVEIGKKLSDLLVTTPPRNIVIAGHTDNVPISTANFQSNWELSALRGINFMRVLLENPALKPNQVSASGYGEYRPKSENKTPEGRAKNRRVEVLVLPNVSLKAVQ; translated from the coding sequence TTGGCTAAAAAGAAAAAGCATCATGATGAACATGTGGATGAATCTTGGCTCATTCCTTATGCAGACATGCTCACGCTTTTGTTAGCATTGTTTATCGTACTTTTTGCTATGAGTGAGATCGATGCTCAAAAGTTCAAACAGATGGCAAGTGCGTTTCGGAATGAATTCACAGGTGGAACCGGTGTCATGGAAGAACAGGTCCCTATTCCTTCTCCAGACTCCACTCCTATTCCTGATGCGCAAAAAGAAGTCATTTCTAAAGAAGAGAAAGAACGACTCGAAGCAGCAAAGAAAGAACTTGAACAATTAGAAGAGATGGAAAAAAAGATCAATGCCTATATTCAAACGAACAAGTTAGATTCTAGTCTACAAACTAAGCTAACAGAGAACGGCTTGTTGATCACCATCTTAGATAATGCTTTGTTCGATTCTGGAAGTGCTACCGTTAAACCTGGTTCTGTGGAGATCGGAAAAAAACTTTCAGATCTACTCGTTACCACGCCACCACGTAATATTGTCATCGCTGGCCATACGGATAACGTACCGATCAGTACAGCAAACTTTCAATCAAACTGGGAACTTAGCGCATTAAGAGGCATTAATTTTATGCGCGTTCTGCTCGAGAACCCTGCATTGAAACCGAATCAGGTCAGTGCAAGCGGTTATGGAGAGTACCGTCCAAAGTCAGAGAATAAAACACCGGAAGGGCGAGCAAAAAACCGCCGCGTAGAAGTACTCGTTCTGCCGAATGTTAGTTTGAAAGCTGTGCAGTGA
- the motA gene encoding flagellar motor stator protein MotA, producing MDRTTLIGVILGILAVGVGMFLKGASPTALLNPAALLIIFAGTAAAILIAFPLNEIKKIPALFKILFKEQKLIDMKELVTIFIEWATVARKEGLLALEPKAEEVDDPFLQQGIKMIVDGQPPEFIKDVLMKDLETMEERHASNATIFTQAGTYAPTLGVLGAVVGLVAALGNMADITALGKAISAAFIATLFGIFSGYVLWHPFANKLKRKSKKEIMIKEIMIEGLLSIQDGTSPKILEEKLLTYIPTSERDQYKAGGSVG from the coding sequence ATGGATCGCACAACATTAATCGGAGTCATTCTAGGCATACTGGCTGTAGGTGTCGGAATGTTTTTAAAGGGCGCAAGTCCAACAGCCTTATTGAATCCCGCAGCATTGCTTATTATATTTGCGGGAACTGCAGCAGCTATCCTCATCGCATTTCCGCTCAACGAGATCAAAAAGATTCCTGCTCTTTTCAAGATTTTATTTAAAGAGCAAAAACTCATTGATATGAAAGAGCTTGTAACGATTTTTATTGAATGGGCAACAGTCGCTCGTAAAGAAGGCTTGCTCGCGTTAGAGCCAAAAGCTGAAGAAGTGGATGACCCCTTCCTTCAGCAAGGAATCAAGATGATCGTGGACGGACAACCCCCTGAATTTATTAAAGATGTCTTAATGAAAGACCTAGAAACGATGGAAGAACGTCATGCCAGCAACGCTACCATCTTTACTCAAGCGGGGACATATGCTCCGACTCTTGGTGTCTTAGGTGCAGTTGTAGGTTTAGTTGCGGCACTAGGAAACATGGCCGACATTACTGCATTAGGAAAAGCCATTTCTGCAGCCTTTATCGCTACTTTATTTGGTATTTTCTCTGGATATGTGTTGTGGCACCCCTTCGCGAATAAATTAAAACGAAAATCAAAAAAAGAAATCATGATTAAAGAGATCATGATCGAAGGACTATTATCTATTCAAGACGGAACTTCACCAAAAATTTTAGAAGAAAAACTGTTAACGTATATTCCAACTAGCGAACGCGATCAATACAAAGCAGGTGGTTCAGTTGGCTAA
- a CDS encoding RNA polymerase sigma factor: protein MGRTSDYELYQKVQEENKEALEMLYDRYEKLLFSFSFKMLRQKELAEEAVQDVFMKLWRKKGLYSEDKGKFSSWLLTVTRNACIDLIRKQQKNEVEILEKDIDHERTESVEETVTWNEEREGLKKAVSSLTEEQQDIVEMFYFKGYSQSDIAERKNIPLGTVKGRIRLALKHLKKIYRERGDKYGTENLR from the coding sequence ATGGGTAGAACTTCTGATTACGAACTTTATCAAAAAGTTCAAGAAGAAAATAAAGAAGCCCTTGAAATGCTGTATGACCGATATGAAAAGCTATTGTTTTCTTTTTCATTTAAAATGTTGAGGCAAAAAGAGTTGGCTGAAGAGGCAGTTCAAGACGTTTTTATGAAACTGTGGCGAAAAAAGGGGCTCTATTCAGAGGATAAAGGGAAATTTTCTTCATGGCTTTTAACCGTTACCAGGAATGCTTGTATTGATTTAATACGAAAGCAACAAAAGAATGAAGTTGAGATTCTTGAAAAAGATATAGATCATGAACGAACTGAGAGTGTAGAAGAAACAGTTACTTGGAACGAGGAAAGAGAGGGGCTGAAGAAAGCTGTGTCTTCTTTAACCGAAGAGCAGCAAGATATTGTAGAGATGTTCTATTTTAAAGGCTACTCACAATCAGACATCGCAGAGCGAAAGAATATACCTCTTGGTACCGTAAAAGGAAGGATACGTTTAGCGCTGAAACATTTAAAAAAGATCTATCGAGAGAGGGGGGATAAATATGGAACCGAAAACTTGCGGTAA
- a CDS encoding anti-sigma factor domain-containing protein: MEPKTCGNLLDYYNGLLEGKEKDAFEKHLKQCDACQEEWAEWQDLTADLPYLSEEAQPPIGMKERILTNVTSSDSSFTRQETETVNKTDENPTNISPLSQRRPKPWLQGVLAAGLLLSLGTNAYLFNENNKNEQVIQEQINKTFKTVQLASEETESTGVASMVQENDTMNLVVQTNNLTQVKGTETYQVWLIEGDKPYRAGTFTPDENGNGAVVFPVKFEGEHKWDAVAISHEPTPNSKKPLGTIVMASNL; this comes from the coding sequence ATGGAACCGAAAACTTGCGGTAATTTGCTTGATTATTATAATGGGTTGCTAGAAGGAAAAGAAAAAGATGCATTTGAAAAACACCTGAAGCAATGCGACGCCTGTCAAGAAGAATGGGCAGAATGGCAAGACCTCACAGCTGATCTTCCATATTTATCAGAAGAGGCACAACCTCCGATTGGAATGAAAGAACGTATTTTAACAAATGTTACGTCTTCTGATTCAAGCTTTACACGACAAGAAACAGAGACTGTTAACAAAACAGATGAAAATCCGACAAACATTTCACCTCTTTCCCAACGCAGACCAAAACCATGGTTACAGGGTGTACTTGCTGCAGGGCTTTTGTTATCACTAGGTACGAACGCGTATCTTTTTAATGAAAACAACAAAAATGAACAAGTGATTCAAGAACAAATCAACAAAACGTTCAAGACGGTCCAACTTGCTTCAGAAGAAACAGAATCGACAGGTGTAGCATCAATGGTACAAGAAAATGATACGATGAACCTTGTTGTTCAGACAAATAACTTAACTCAAGTTAAAGGAACAGAGACTTATCAGGTTTGGCTGATCGAAGGAGACAAACCTTATCGAGCTGGCACATTTACTCCAGACGAAAATGGAAATGGTGCAGTGGTGTTCCCAGTGAAATTTGAAGGCGAACACAAATGGGATGCTGTTGCGATCTCACACGAACCAACTCCAAATAGTAAGAAGCCACTTGGTACGATTGTAATGGCCTCTAATTTATAA
- a CDS encoding TlpA disulfide reductase family protein encodes MRIKSIVILLIFAGLIGLAFYTAMDKKEEQSTEVKDEENTGLKQGSIAPAFSLRTLDGKQVDLKDYRGKKVIVNFWATWCPPCREEMPEMEKFYRDYKNKDVEILAINLEYSESNTEKVSKFVQEYKLSFPIPLDEKNTIGKQFRAVSIPTSYFIDEKGMISNSHIGPMDYKFLKREIDKMNR; translated from the coding sequence ATGAGAATAAAATCGATCGTGATTCTTCTAATATTTGCTGGCTTGATTGGTCTAGCATTTTATACAGCTATGGATAAGAAGGAAGAGCAATCAACGGAAGTTAAAGATGAAGAAAATACTGGACTGAAACAAGGAAGTATAGCCCCCGCCTTTTCATTAAGAACGTTAGATGGAAAGCAAGTGGACTTAAAGGATTATCGTGGAAAAAAAGTGATCGTAAACTTTTGGGCTACGTGGTGTCCTCCATGCAGGGAGGAGATGCCCGAGATGGAGAAGTTCTATAGAGATTATAAGAATAAAGATGTAGAAATATTAGCAATAAATCTTGAGTACTCTGAATCAAATACAGAGAAAGTAAGCAAGTTTGTCCAAGAATATAAGCTGTCGTTTCCCATTCCTCTTGATGAAAAGAATACAATCGGAAAACAGTTTAGGGCCGTGTCGATTCCTACTAGCTATTTTATTGATGAAAAAGGAATGATTAGTAATTCGCACATAGGTCCAATGGATTATAAATTTTTGAAGAGAGAAATTGACAAGATGAATAGGTAA
- a CDS encoding ATP-binding protein, giving the protein MNKQYEEVEIKRIADFHHSLNRCPIHLFGLRRDAEGEYKFTYSAGSMLDELGVSLKPSPGTNLHDLYAKELIAEWIDPLEKAFSGSTQTADINLGVRSIRTTIYPVTRNNRGVQEVVGTSYITSDKETEQTNVQNLKKFKQLFNHALEAIVLCRSNMEIAEVNNRACELLQLSKEELIGISADQFFVGNGKEGIRKKWKEVLNGKKIEGEFRYKTPDGLAKEIEYSCEKDIVDNLHVTVLRDVTDQKLTEQKLLKAEALNVVGELAAGVAHEIRNPLTSLKGFVQLIQNQTAEFDQYLTIILTEVDRIEHIIKEFLVLSKSNSQNFKMSCVTDIINDTVDLLNTQAIMKNIEIKKNLEDQIPLIFCDSLQLKQVFINFLKNAIEASAVGDCVEINMKLSRKKDFLQVQIRDYGCGMDETVMKKIGKPFFTTKDEGTGLGLMVSTNIIKHHNGRLDVKSKKGKGTMFTITIPIQK; this is encoded by the coding sequence ATGAACAAGCAATATGAAGAAGTTGAAATTAAACGTATTGCCGATTTTCACCATTCTCTTAACCGTTGCCCTATCCATCTTTTCGGATTGCGAAGAGATGCTGAAGGTGAATATAAATTTACCTATTCTGCAGGTTCTATGCTTGATGAACTCGGTGTATCCCTCAAACCTTCTCCGGGAACAAATCTTCATGACCTATATGCTAAAGAGTTGATTGCTGAATGGATTGATCCGTTAGAAAAAGCATTTTCAGGTTCAACCCAAACCGCAGATATTAACTTAGGTGTTAGGAGTATCCGCACAACTATATATCCTGTAACTCGGAACAATCGAGGTGTTCAGGAGGTTGTAGGTACATCCTATATAACATCGGACAAAGAGACAGAACAGACAAATGTTCAAAACTTAAAAAAGTTTAAACAATTGTTTAACCATGCCTTAGAAGCAATCGTCCTATGTCGTTCCAATATGGAGATTGCAGAAGTGAACAACCGTGCGTGCGAACTATTACAACTATCTAAAGAAGAACTCATTGGAATCAGTGCAGATCAATTTTTTGTGGGAAACGGTAAAGAAGGAATCCGTAAGAAATGGAAAGAAGTTTTAAACGGAAAAAAGATTGAAGGAGAGTTTCGCTACAAGACACCAGATGGTCTGGCGAAAGAGATTGAATACTCTTGTGAAAAAGATATCGTAGATAATTTACATGTTACGGTTTTGAGAGATGTAACGGATCAAAAGCTTACCGAACAAAAATTATTAAAAGCGGAAGCGTTAAATGTAGTAGGAGAGCTTGCAGCAGGTGTAGCACATGAAATACGTAATCCTTTAACTTCTTTAAAAGGTTTTGTTCAATTAATTCAGAATCAAACGGCTGAATTTGATCAATATCTCACAATTATTCTCACTGAAGTTGATCGAATTGAACATATCATCAAAGAGTTTTTGGTGCTATCCAAAAGCAATTCGCAAAATTTTAAGATGTCTTGTGTGACCGATATCATTAATGACACTGTTGACCTGTTAAACACGCAGGCGATCATGAAAAATATTGAGATTAAAAAGAATTTGGAGGATCAAATACCTTTGATCTTCTGTGACTCTCTGCAACTTAAACAAGTGTTCATCAACTTTTTGAAGAACGCGATCGAAGCTTCTGCTGTAGGCGATTGTGTAGAAATTAACATGAAGTTATCAAGAAAAAAGGATTTTCTTCAAGTTCAGATTCGAGATTATGGATGCGGTATGGATGAAACAGTAATGAAGAAGATCGGCAAACCCTTTTTCACTACAAAAGATGAGGGTACTGGTTTAGGGTTGATGGTAAGTACAAACATCATTAAACACCATAATGGAAGGTTAGATGTGAAAAGCAAAAAAGGTAAAGGCACTATGTTTACCATAACCATTCCCATCCAAAAATAG
- a CDS encoding CAP domain-containing protein, with amino-acid sequence MKKLVVASVLGASLFGANAGISEAASSCPFASLNNNQTQQAQAAPQQQQQAAPAPAPQQEQAKAPAEAAPKAEAGAELTAQEQQMLNLVNQEREKQGLPALKADPELTKVARVKAKDMIDNNYFDHNSPTYGSPFDMMKKFGVEYKTAGENLAGNSSVDGAHTSLMNSQGHRENILKSEYTSVGIGVVDGGQYGKMFVQMFKG; translated from the coding sequence ATGAAAAAATTAGTAGTAGCATCAGTATTAGGCGCTTCCCTATTCGGCGCAAACGCAGGAATCTCAGAAGCAGCATCTTCATGCCCATTCGCTTCTTTAAATAATAATCAAACTCAACAAGCTCAAGCAGCTCCACAACAGCAACAACAAGCTGCTCCAGCACCAGCTCCACAACAAGAGCAAGCAAAAGCTCCAGCTGAAGCAGCACCAAAAGCTGAAGCAGGTGCAGAACTTACTGCACAAGAGCAACAAATGCTAAACCTTGTAAACCAAGAGCGTGAAAAACAAGGATTACCAGCACTTAAAGCTGATCCTGAACTAACAAAAGTTGCTCGCGTTAAAGCAAAAGATATGATCGACAACAACTATTTCGACCACAATTCACCAACTTACGGTTCTCCATTTGATATGATGAAGAAGTTTGGTGTTGAATATAAAACAGCTGGTGAAAACCTTGCAGGTAATTCATCTGTAGACGGTGCTCACACTAGCCTAATGAACTCTCAAGGTCACCGTGAGAACATCCTTAAGTCTGAATACACTAGCGTTGGTATCGGTGTAGTAGACGGTGGACAATACGGTAAAATGTTCGTTCAAATGTTTAAAGGATAA
- a CDS encoding histidine phosphatase family protein, protein MKITAIRHCKAEGQECNAPLTAEGEQQAKELTAFLEGQHFDCVISSPFKRAIDTIKPFAELNEQSVKIDERLAERILSAEDDPNWRDNLERTYIEEHLKFPGGESTFEAKQRITSFINDLQAKSYKSVLIVTHGNLLSLMINLYDPSFGFKEWELLSNPDAFLIDAISKDVSKLWVS, encoded by the coding sequence ATGAAGATTACTGCGATTAGACATTGTAAAGCGGAAGGTCAAGAATGTAATGCTCCTTTAACTGCTGAAGGAGAACAGCAAGCCAAAGAACTGACTGCCTTTTTAGAGGGTCAGCATTTTGATTGTGTGATCTCGAGTCCATTTAAAAGAGCCATTGATACCATTAAACCTTTTGCAGAGTTAAATGAGCAATCTGTAAAGATAGATGAACGATTAGCCGAACGGATTCTTTCTGCAGAAGATGATCCAAATTGGAGAGATAATCTAGAACGTACATATATAGAGGAACATTTAAAGTTTCCTGGTGGGGAGTCCACATTTGAAGCAAAGCAAAGAATTACTTCCTTCATAAATGACTTGCAAGCAAAATCCTATAAGTCTGTTCTGATCGTTACGCATGGAAATCTGCTTAGCTTGATGATTAATTTATACGATCCATCATTCGGCTTCAAAGAATGGGAGCTTCTCTCCAACCCTGATGCGTTTCTAATCGACGCTATTTCAAAAGATGTATCCAAGCTGTGGGTGTCTTAA
- a CDS encoding NAD-dependent epimerase/dehydratase family protein has product MKVLLIGGTRFLGRHVADSFNINQHEVTLFHRGKTAKVGITDNVHEIIGDRDIDLSLIENGSWDIVVDTCGYFPKQVRKSAEALMRKGTFYIFVSSVSVYEDQSVRNITEDAKTAELTDPNTTEIGEQYGSLKAACEREILDVFGDNALIVRPGLIVGPYDYTDRFTYWPTRGVRGGEILIPEMKDPTVRFIDVRDLANWIVRMAENKENGIYQAVGGVYDFNEVVQKCLLSQVQTTIVPVTESFLLNENVGEWVELPLWISSEDYRGLDYADDTKAINKGLIFRPIEETIKDTADWSLSRNLNPDDWKAGLHPDKEKMLLKKWHERVKLG; this is encoded by the coding sequence ATGAAAGTATTACTTATTGGGGGCACTCGTTTTCTAGGAAGACATGTAGCAGATTCTTTTAACATCAATCAACATGAAGTAACTTTGTTTCATAGAGGTAAAACCGCAAAGGTGGGTATAACAGATAACGTTCATGAAATAATCGGAGACAGAGATATAGACTTATCCTTAATTGAGAATGGGTCATGGGACATTGTAGTTGATACGTGTGGTTATTTTCCAAAGCAAGTTCGCAAATCAGCTGAAGCACTTATGAGAAAAGGGACTTTCTACATTTTTGTTTCGTCTGTATCTGTTTATGAAGATCAGTCCGTTCGAAACATTACGGAGGACGCAAAAACTGCTGAACTTACTGATCCAAACACCACTGAGATTGGTGAACAGTATGGTTCCCTAAAAGCGGCATGTGAACGCGAGATTTTGGACGTATTCGGAGATAACGCTTTGATCGTTCGTCCGGGGTTGATTGTTGGACCTTATGATTACACGGATCGTTTCACTTATTGGCCAACTAGAGGTGTTCGAGGTGGAGAGATTCTAATTCCTGAGATGAAAGATCCGACCGTTCGATTCATTGATGTTCGTGATCTAGCGAATTGGATTGTACGAATGGCTGAAAATAAAGAGAATGGGATATATCAAGCCGTTGGTGGCGTGTATGATTTCAATGAAGTTGTGCAAAAATGTCTTCTTAGTCAAGTACAAACGACAATCGTACCTGTTACCGAATCATTCTTATTGAATGAAAACGTCGGTGAATGGGTGGAGTTACCACTCTGGATCTCAAGTGAAGATTATCGTGGACTAGATTATGCGGATGATACGAAAGCCATAAACAAAGGATTAATTTTCAGACCGATAGAAGAAACGATTAAAGATACTGCAGATTGGTCTTTAAGCCGAAACTTAAATCCAGATGATTGGAAAGCAGGATTACATCCTGATAAAGAAAAGATGCTTTTGAAAAAATGGCACGAAAGAGTAAAGTTGGGCTAA